The following are from one region of the Streptomyces sp. NBC_01264 genome:
- a CDS encoding glycosyltransferase yields the protein MPRHPDAQVAVITPTQLDPRRRHYLTDLYRSLTLQSIPFEWVIAPNGPDADPAVIPSLIANDPRVRIRPRPRPGAAPARNLALNDVTAPYTCFVDDDDLLPPDSLAVRYHRAVETGLGWVAGWSADLHLDGTLSTWVCPTPVGRHEPGDVWTYWPSPASKPPLGHTMLLARTELARACGGHGGLWKGEDYVYVMSISGRSAGELLPVVTYHYRDHEHQMTEDTAYRDVDELAARTFAFLQGESERALRRAGANATEGLASAGRS from the coding sequence GTGCCCCGTCACCCCGACGCCCAGGTCGCCGTCATCACCCCGACCCAACTCGACCCCCGCCGCCGCCACTACCTCACCGACCTGTACCGCAGCCTCACCCTGCAGAGCATCCCGTTCGAGTGGGTGATCGCGCCCAACGGGCCAGACGCAGACCCCGCGGTCATCCCCTCCCTCATCGCCAACGACCCGAGGGTCCGGATCCGGCCCCGACCGAGGCCTGGCGCGGCGCCTGCCCGCAACCTCGCCCTCAACGACGTGACCGCCCCGTACACATGCTTCGTCGACGACGACGACCTGCTGCCCCCCGATTCGCTGGCCGTCCGCTACCACCGCGCGGTGGAGACCGGCCTGGGGTGGGTGGCCGGATGGTCCGCCGATCTGCACCTGGACGGCACCCTCAGCACGTGGGTCTGCCCCACCCCGGTGGGGAGGCATGAGCCGGGCGACGTCTGGACGTACTGGCCCTCGCCCGCAAGTAAGCCGCCGCTCGGGCACACGATGCTGCTCGCTCGTACGGAACTCGCGCGGGCCTGCGGCGGACACGGAGGGCTCTGGAAGGGGGAGGACTACGTGTACGTAATGTCCATATCAGGCCGCAGTGCCGGCGAGCTGCTGCCGGTCGTCACGTACCACTACCGCGACCACGAACATCAGATGACCGAGGACACCGCGTACAGGGACGTGGACGAGCTCGCGGCGAGGACATTCGCGTTCCTGCAGGGAGAATCCGAGCGGGCGCTGCGACGCGCCGGGGCGAACGCCACGGAGGGAC
- a CDS encoding PTS transporter subunit EIIC, translating into MVTLPFARSREKAPLTETAPPEDPTTLMARLRRMGQGLALPIAALPAAGLLLRLGQPDLLGRFEALHQIPAVISGAGAAILDYLPALFAVGIALGLNRAKDAAGPVIACLTSYLILARVVLVLNPLPDSQLDTPPARWPYGALAGIIGGLLAMAIWKRVAGRRGIPAFAAYGIIAVAAILAGSLLGIAYPAVDRALTASAATVADHAVIGGGAFGFLNRLLTPIGLHQPLNAVVWYLTGDCGNGIKGDMPCFIQAHDPDAGVFMGGFFPVSMAGLPAAALAMWRSALPDQRRRVAALLLPAAAISALAGVTEPIELTFAFIAFPLYLVHAVLTGLSLALVNLLDIHAGFVFSAGALDYVFNYSISTRPLLLLPIALAYGAIYYALFRFAIVRFNLRTPGREPAPAGQDEATAPTAPPDRHPPSPATRRTAP; encoded by the coding sequence GTGGTGACTCTGCCCTTCGCGCGCTCCCGGGAGAAGGCGCCCCTCACCGAGACGGCGCCGCCCGAGGACCCGACCACGCTCATGGCGAGGCTGCGCCGCATGGGCCAGGGCCTCGCATTGCCGATCGCGGCCCTCCCCGCGGCCGGCCTCCTGCTCCGCCTGGGCCAGCCCGACCTCCTGGGCCGCTTCGAGGCGCTCCACCAGATTCCGGCGGTCATCTCCGGCGCGGGCGCGGCCATCCTCGACTACCTGCCGGCCCTCTTCGCGGTCGGGATCGCCCTGGGTCTCAACCGCGCCAAGGACGCCGCAGGGCCGGTCATCGCCTGCCTCACCTCGTACTTGATCCTGGCCAGGGTCGTCCTGGTCCTCAACCCGCTTCCCGACAGCCAACTGGACACCCCGCCGGCACGCTGGCCCTACGGCGCGCTCGCGGGCATCATCGGCGGCCTGCTGGCCATGGCGATCTGGAAGCGCGTCGCCGGTCGGCGCGGCATCCCCGCCTTCGCCGCGTACGGGATCATCGCCGTCGCCGCGATCCTCGCCGGCTCCCTCCTCGGAATCGCCTACCCGGCTGTCGACCGGGCGCTCACCGCCTCAGCGGCCACCGTCGCCGACCACGCCGTCATCGGCGGCGGCGCCTTCGGCTTCCTCAACCGCCTGTTGACCCCGATCGGGCTCCATCAGCCCTTGAACGCCGTTGTCTGGTACCTCACCGGGGACTGCGGAAACGGCATCAAGGGCGACATGCCCTGCTTCATCCAGGCGCACGACCCCGACGCCGGCGTCTTCATGGGGGGCTTCTTCCCCGTGTCCATGGCGGGCCTGCCGGCCGCCGCCCTCGCGATGTGGCGCAGCGCGCTGCCCGACCAGCGCCGACGTGTCGCGGCCCTGCTCCTCCCCGCAGCCGCGATCTCAGCCCTCGCTGGAGTCACCGAGCCCATCGAGCTGACCTTCGCCTTCATCGCGTTCCCGCTGTACCTGGTCCACGCCGTCCTCACCGGCCTCAGCCTGGCGCTGGTCAACCTGCTCGACATCCACGCGGGCTTCGTCTTCAGCGCCGGCGCCCTCGACTACGTCTTCAACTACTCCATCTCCACCAGACCGTTGCTGCTGCTGCCCATCGCCCTCGCCTACGGGGCGATCTACTACGCCCTCTTTCGCTTCGCGATCGTCCGCTTCAACCTCCGCACGCCCGGCCGTGAGCCGGCACCGGCAGGCCAGGACGAGGCGACGGCGCCCACGGCGCCCCCTGACCGCCACCCGCCCAGCCCGGCCACCAGGAGAACCGCACCATGA
- a CDS encoding MFS transporter: MSTTAVPVGRPDQAAKGTPRRWPTAIWTLMAGTFLVRGLGFTYPFLPYHLTDLNLSTRSIGTFLAVFGAGWLLGSILSGWLADRIGHRTTLIAAMLLATAVLPLLAQVPTGPALFAATFTGGIVYDASRPVFTAAIAQTFPDDAVRATVNAWRHFAVNSGAAVAGTAGGMLAGPFGIRALIWTNAAACLLFALLVWRFIPANERRALGTAPPRSNYRAAVRDQGLWLLLAASLAALTCCASLFSSLPMLMADDGLQAADYGWTQTANAGAVLLLSPFLNHWLSRRAKHPMTGLFAVSSLVLGTSMGAAGFASTTLGYSAAAALAVPGEIVVFVAASDILNRISPQDARGLYAGVWGTTLAGAIIIAPTLAGWALTHGGDLLAAATTFAVGLLGAALCWPLAAFIRRTHPAPARHRPEASPS; encoded by the coding sequence GTGTCCACCACTGCCGTGCCGGTCGGCCGACCGGACCAGGCTGCGAAGGGAACCCCGCGGCGATGGCCGACCGCGATCTGGACGCTGATGGCCGGCACCTTCCTCGTCAGGGGTCTCGGCTTCACGTACCCGTTCCTGCCGTACCACCTCACCGACCTGAACCTGAGCACCCGCAGCATCGGCACCTTCCTCGCCGTCTTCGGCGCCGGCTGGCTGCTCGGCTCAATCCTGAGCGGCTGGCTCGCCGACCGGATCGGCCACCGCACCACCCTCATCGCGGCCATGCTGCTCGCCACGGCCGTCCTCCCGCTGCTCGCGCAAGTTCCCACCGGGCCCGCTCTGTTCGCCGCGACCTTCACCGGCGGCATCGTCTACGACGCCTCCCGCCCGGTGTTCACCGCCGCGATCGCCCAGACCTTCCCCGACGACGCGGTCCGCGCCACGGTCAACGCGTGGCGGCACTTCGCCGTCAACTCCGGTGCGGCCGTGGCCGGGACCGCCGGCGGCATGCTCGCCGGCCCGTTCGGGATCCGCGCGCTCATCTGGACCAACGCCGCAGCCTGCCTCCTGTTCGCCCTCCTCGTGTGGCGTTTCATCCCTGCGAACGAGCGCCGCGCCCTAGGAACAGCCCCTCCTCGCAGCAACTACCGTGCCGCGGTGCGCGATCAAGGGCTGTGGCTGCTCCTGGCCGCCAGCCTCGCCGCGCTGACCTGCTGCGCGAGCTTGTTCTCATCCCTGCCGATGCTGATGGCCGACGACGGACTCCAGGCCGCGGACTACGGCTGGACGCAAACCGCGAACGCGGGCGCCGTACTCCTGCTGTCGCCGTTCCTGAACCACTGGCTCAGCCGGCGCGCCAAGCACCCGATGACGGGCCTGTTCGCCGTCAGCTCCCTCGTGCTCGGCACCAGCATGGGAGCCGCCGGGTTCGCCTCCACGACCCTCGGCTACAGCGCGGCCGCGGCCCTCGCCGTGCCCGGCGAGATCGTGGTCTTCGTCGCCGCCTCCGACATCCTCAACCGCATCTCGCCCCAGGACGCGCGCGGACTGTACGCGGGGGTCTGGGGCACGACGCTGGCCGGCGCCATCATCATCGCCCCCACCCTCGCCGGCTGGGCCCTCACCCACGGCGGAGACCTCCTGGCCGCCGCCACCACCTTCGCCGTCGGACTCCTCGGCGCCGCACTGTGCTGGCCGCTCGCCGCGTTCATCCGCCGTACGCACCCCGCCCCCGCTCGCCACCGACCGGAAGCCTCGCCGTCATGA
- a CDS encoding SH3 domain-containing protein, producing MQSKLISRAGVTVATIAMGAAASLAAAPTAFAASTGAPTQAPTVLAAANTCPTWTVTGNGVNFRSGAGTKYRAIGQLYRNDYGTKIASSGSWIKLKLDKKSKSGLKAGTTGWVSKSYLDQCVYMNLD from the coding sequence ATGCAGAGCAAGTTGATAAGCCGCGCCGGCGTCACCGTCGCCACGATCGCGATGGGCGCAGCGGCCTCGCTGGCTGCGGCACCGACCGCGTTCGCCGCCAGCACGGGCGCGCCCACCCAGGCCCCGACCGTTCTCGCGGCAGCGAACACGTGCCCCACCTGGACCGTGACGGGCAACGGAGTCAACTTCCGCTCCGGGGCGGGAACGAAGTACCGGGCGATCGGCCAGCTGTACCGCAACGACTACGGCACGAAGATCGCGAGCAGCGGCTCCTGGATCAAGCTCAAGCTCGACAAGAAGTCCAAGAGCGGCCTCAAGGCCGGCACCACCGGCTGGGTGAGCAAGTCCTACCTCGACCAGTGCGTCTACATGAACCTGGACTGA
- the lexA gene encoding transcriptional repressor LexA — protein sequence MEAVTREGRSVRPPGIRTGGDGLTDRQRGIVACIAESIAARGYPPSMREIGKAVGLASTSSVAHQLLALERKGAVRRDPHRPRAYVLAGAGAHERDGAPEMTDPNIVHAPLLGRIAAGTPITAEPHVDDVLALPRAIVGSGDLFVLTVIGDSMIGAHITTGDQVVVRAQPDAETGDIVAAMIDGAATVKRFKRTDTGVWLLPENANYQPICANEATILGKVTAVMRRIQGGPAPRT from the coding sequence ATGGAGGCTGTCACGAGAGAAGGCCGCAGCGTGCGTCCGCCGGGGATCAGAACCGGTGGCGACGGACTCACCGACCGCCAGCGAGGCATCGTCGCCTGTATCGCCGAGTCGATAGCGGCCAGAGGATATCCGCCGTCGATGCGTGAGATCGGTAAGGCCGTGGGACTGGCCAGCACCTCCTCGGTCGCCCACCAGCTGCTCGCGCTCGAGAGGAAGGGCGCTGTCCGCCGGGACCCTCACCGCCCGCGTGCGTACGTCCTCGCCGGCGCCGGAGCGCACGAGCGCGACGGTGCGCCGGAGATGACGGACCCGAACATCGTGCACGCTCCGCTGCTCGGCCGGATCGCCGCCGGCACCCCGATCACCGCGGAACCGCACGTCGACGACGTACTTGCACTGCCCCGCGCCATCGTCGGGAGCGGCGACCTGTTCGTCCTGACCGTGATCGGCGACTCCATGATCGGCGCCCACATCACCACCGGCGACCAGGTCGTGGTCCGGGCCCAGCCCGACGCGGAGACCGGGGACATCGTCGCCGCGATGATCGACGGGGCGGCGACGGTCAAGCGATTCAAGCGAACCGACACCGGAGTGTGGCTGCTGCCGGAGAATGCCAACTATCAGCCGATCTGCGCCAACGAAGCCACGATCCTCGGCAAGGTCACCGCGGTCATGCGCCGCATCCAGGGCGGTCCGGCACCGCGCACCTGA
- a CDS encoding DNA polymerase Y family protein, translating into MRQPYVLRVHAHLPPGAGAELYPEFLELLETITPTVQALDPDAADAEISGALRFFDRNAHELAQLLRLRAAALLGLRLTIGGGRSRMIAAMAADATAAGAVTCIDPADTAVAAFLRPRPIPALYGIGPATAATLTRYGLTTVGQLADTPLLTAQRILGTATGRLLHERANGIDHRPVLRQQPEQSCSAAHDFPRDELDPSRHRQSILHLAEQLGFRMRGEGRVCRRLSLTVRYADRSTTQRNRTLTEATNHTLQLARTAHDLYESLGLQRARVRGFALRAEALGPAEDAHRQLTFDPCDHNARRLEAAADKARNRFGADAVRPASLAGLEAGRGRRVRPPA; encoded by the coding sequence ATGCGCCAGCCCTACGTCCTGCGCGTCCACGCCCACCTTCCCCCCGGCGCCGGCGCGGAGCTCTACCCGGAGTTCCTCGAACTCCTGGAGACCATCACCCCCACCGTCCAGGCCCTCGACCCCGACGCCGCCGACGCCGAGATCAGCGGCGCCCTGCGCTTCTTCGACCGCAACGCCCACGAACTCGCCCAACTCCTGCGCCTGCGCGCCGCCGCCCTGCTGGGCCTGCGGCTGACCATCGGCGGCGGACGCTCGCGCATGATCGCCGCCATGGCCGCCGATGCCACCGCCGCCGGAGCGGTCACCTGCATCGACCCCGCCGACACGGCAGTCGCCGCGTTCCTGCGCCCGCGCCCGATCCCCGCCCTGTACGGCATCGGTCCTGCCACCGCCGCGACGCTCACCCGCTACGGACTCACCACCGTCGGCCAGCTCGCCGACACCCCACTGCTCACCGCCCAGCGGATCCTCGGCACCGCGACCGGCCGGCTCCTGCACGAACGCGCCAACGGGATCGACCACCGCCCGGTACTGCGCCAGCAGCCCGAACAGTCCTGCTCCGCCGCCCACGACTTCCCCCGTGACGAACTCGACCCCAGCCGGCACCGGCAGAGCATCCTCCACCTCGCCGAACAACTCGGCTTCCGCATGCGCGGCGAGGGCCGGGTCTGCCGCCGGCTGTCCCTGACCGTCCGTTACGCAGATCGCTCCACCACCCAGCGCAACCGCACCCTGACCGAGGCCACCAACCACACCCTGCAGCTCGCCCGGACCGCCCACGACCTGTACGAATCCCTCGGACTTCAGCGCGCCCGCGTCCGGGGCTTCGCACTCCGGGCCGAGGCACTCGGACCGGCCGAAGACGCCCACCGCCAGCTCACCTTCGACCCCTGCGACCACAACGCCCGCCGCCTGGAGGCCGCCGCGGACAAGGCGCGAAACCGCTTCGGCGCCGACGCCGTCCGCCCCGCCAGCCTCGCGGGCCTCGAGGCCGGGCGCGGCCGCCGTGTCAGACCCCCCGCCTAG
- a CDS encoding DNA polymerase III subunit alpha — MEGFAHLHVASGYSARYGASAPDQLVEAAASRGMHALALTDRDTVTGFTRFAKACEKHGVRPILGADVAVASLVASRDERRRVPARGGAHVREPNLRVQLLAQNRTGWTRLCRLLSTAHAEPADGFPVVSWSSLREHAGQDLTVLLGPNSEPVRALTAGRPDLAEQLLRPWREDVGAGLRLAALWHGQSGTGPGSLRLAARTVGLADRLGIPAVLTNAVRYAHPGQHRLADVLDAARLLRPIDRRRLDSGERWLKGPQEMTAAAEQIALAAGAGPRRARQLLAQTEAAAQQCTLDPRADLGLGRPHLPEPQTAGAADAADAARVLRERCEAGLIRRGLDRSEDARHRLDHELAIIRRLEYDTYFLTVAQVVDDVRELGIRVAARGSGAGSMTNHLLGIAAANPLDHHLVFERFLSLRRTDLPDIDLDVEADRRLEVYDKIFERYGTGRVAVAAMPETYRARHALRDTGLALGIAPGEIDRVAKSFPHIRACDIRSALHELPELKPLAAQQHRYGALFELAEGLDALPRGIAMHPCGVVISDASLRTRLPVQPTPGRGFDMLMADKEDIEDLGLIKLDVLGVRMQSSMAHAVHEIKRTTGQDLDLDTVPLDDYFSFKLLMDSDTIGLFQLESPGQMDLLGRLQPRNVQDVIADISLFRPGPVAGGMPAQYIAARHGEPPVYPHPDLEPILSDTHGVLIWHEQIIKIIARLTGCDDALAELARRALGDAERALRVRDWFRRAGRSRGYDDTMLAQVWEQLQAFGAYGFCRAHAVAFAVPALQSAYLKAHFPAALYAGLLQHDPGMWEKRIIVADARRHGIEVRNVDVNHSAAAHRVEPAGDGTWAVRLSLAEVRGITDEQTERIVAGQPYASLQDLWQRARPARPVAEHLVNIGALDTLRGTASRRDLLLQVAELHRQTRGRPVGDGQLPLDHDTFAAAPSGLPEMTSRERLSAELDVLAIDVSQHLMEHHHQLLRELGVTSARRLHTLRPGQPVLVAGVRAATQTPPIPSGKRIIFTSLDDGSGLVDVAFFDSSHERAARTVFHSALLLVRGKVQRRGQRASVVAEMAWDLEALAVTRRDHGPDAVHQLLGRTAAAATPSPPPRVLELPNGAKLHAWADLAPAGDRTANLRAYASPGSAG, encoded by the coding sequence ATGGAGGGCTTCGCCCACCTGCACGTCGCGTCCGGTTACTCGGCTCGCTACGGCGCCTCCGCACCTGACCAGCTCGTCGAAGCCGCGGCCTCCCGCGGCATGCACGCCCTCGCGCTCACCGACCGCGACACCGTCACCGGCTTCACCCGCTTCGCCAAGGCCTGCGAGAAGCACGGCGTGCGCCCCATCCTGGGCGCCGACGTCGCCGTCGCCTCTCTCGTCGCGTCGCGCGACGAACGCCGCCGGGTCCCGGCCCGCGGGGGCGCCCACGTGCGCGAGCCGAACCTGCGCGTCCAGCTGCTCGCCCAGAACCGAACCGGGTGGACGCGGCTGTGCCGACTGCTGTCGACGGCGCACGCCGAGCCGGCCGACGGCTTCCCGGTCGTGTCGTGGTCCTCGCTGCGCGAGCACGCCGGCCAAGACCTGACCGTGCTCCTCGGTCCGAACTCCGAGCCCGTCCGCGCCCTGACCGCCGGTCGCCCCGACCTCGCCGAGCAGCTGCTGCGCCCCTGGCGGGAAGACGTCGGCGCGGGCCTGCGCCTCGCGGCCCTCTGGCACGGGCAGTCCGGCACCGGGCCCGGCTCCCTGCGGCTGGCCGCCCGCACTGTCGGGCTCGCCGATCGGCTCGGCATCCCTGCGGTGCTCACCAACGCCGTCCGGTACGCGCATCCTGGCCAGCACCGGCTCGCCGACGTCCTCGACGCCGCACGACTCCTGCGCCCGATCGACCGGCGCCGCCTGGACTCCGGGGAGCGCTGGCTCAAGGGACCGCAGGAGATGACGGCGGCGGCCGAGCAGATCGCCCTCGCCGCGGGCGCCGGCCCGCGCCGCGCCCGCCAGCTGCTCGCGCAGACCGAAGCCGCCGCGCAGCAGTGCACGCTGGACCCGCGCGCCGACCTGGGACTGGGCCGGCCTCACCTGCCCGAGCCTCAGACGGCCGGTGCCGCGGACGCCGCCGACGCCGCCCGGGTGCTGCGTGAGCGGTGCGAGGCCGGCCTCATCCGCCGCGGCCTGGACCGCAGCGAAGACGCCCGCCACAGGCTCGACCACGAGCTCGCCATCATCCGGCGCCTGGAGTACGACACCTACTTCCTCACCGTGGCCCAGGTCGTCGACGACGTACGGGAGCTGGGCATCCGTGTCGCCGCCCGCGGCTCCGGGGCCGGCTCGATGACCAACCACCTGCTGGGCATCGCCGCCGCCAACCCCCTGGACCACCACCTCGTCTTCGAACGGTTCCTCTCGCTGCGCCGCACCGACCTGCCCGACATCGACCTGGACGTCGAGGCCGACCGCCGACTTGAGGTCTACGACAAGATCTTCGAGCGGTACGGCACCGGCCGGGTCGCAGTCGCCGCGATGCCTGAGACCTACCGGGCCCGGCACGCCCTGCGCGACACCGGCCTCGCCCTCGGCATCGCCCCGGGGGAGATCGACCGCGTCGCCAAGTCCTTCCCTCACATCCGCGCGTGCGACATCCGCTCCGCCCTGCACGAACTGCCCGAACTCAAGCCGCTCGCCGCCCAGCAGCACCGCTACGGGGCCCTGTTCGAGCTCGCTGAAGGCCTGGACGCCCTCCCACGCGGCATCGCCATGCACCCCTGCGGGGTCGTGATCTCCGACGCGTCGCTGCGCACCCGCCTGCCCGTACAGCCCACCCCCGGCAGGGGATTCGACATGCTCATGGCGGACAAAGAGGACATCGAGGACCTGGGCCTGATCAAGCTGGACGTCCTCGGCGTGCGGATGCAGAGCTCCATGGCCCACGCCGTGCACGAGATCAAGCGGACCACGGGCCAGGACCTCGACCTCGACACCGTCCCCCTCGACGACTACTTCAGCTTCAAGCTGCTGATGGACAGCGACACCATCGGCCTCTTCCAGCTCGAAAGCCCAGGTCAGATGGATCTGCTGGGCAGACTGCAGCCACGGAACGTCCAGGACGTCATCGCCGACATCTCCCTCTTCCGGCCGGGTCCGGTCGCCGGCGGCATGCCGGCGCAGTACATCGCTGCCCGGCACGGTGAGCCCCCGGTCTACCCACACCCGGACCTGGAGCCGATCCTGTCCGACACCCACGGCGTCCTCATCTGGCACGAGCAGATCATCAAGATCATCGCCCGTCTGACCGGTTGCGACGACGCGCTCGCCGAGCTCGCCCGCCGGGCGCTGGGCGACGCCGAGCGTGCGCTGCGAGTCCGGGACTGGTTCCGCCGCGCCGGCCGGTCCCGCGGCTACGACGACACGATGCTGGCCCAGGTGTGGGAGCAGCTCCAGGCCTTCGGGGCCTACGGATTCTGCCGGGCCCACGCGGTGGCATTTGCCGTTCCCGCCCTGCAATCTGCCTATTTGAAGGCGCACTTCCCGGCAGCCCTGTACGCCGGCCTCCTTCAGCACGACCCCGGTATGTGGGAAAAGCGGATCATCGTCGCGGACGCGCGCCGGCACGGCATCGAGGTCCGCAACGTCGACGTCAACCACTCCGCAGCCGCCCACCGCGTCGAGCCCGCCGGCGACGGCACCTGGGCCGTGCGCCTGTCCCTGGCCGAAGTCCGCGGCATCACCGACGAGCAGACCGAGCGGATCGTCGCCGGCCAGCCCTACGCCAGCCTCCAGGATCTGTGGCAGCGCGCCCGCCCCGCCCGCCCGGTCGCCGAGCACCTCGTGAACATCGGCGCCCTCGACACCCTGCGCGGCACCGCCAGCCGCCGCGACCTGCTCCTCCAGGTCGCCGAGCTGCACCGCCAGACCAGGGGCCGTCCCGTCGGCGACGGACAACTGCCGCTGGACCACGACACCTTCGCCGCCGCCCCCTCCGGCCTGCCGGAAATGACCTCACGCGAACGCCTCTCCGCCGAACTCGACGTCTTGGCCATCGACGTCTCCCAGCACCTCATGGAGCACCACCACCAGCTGCTGCGCGAACTCGGCGTGACCAGCGCCCGCCGCCTGCACACCCTGCGCCCCGGCCAGCCGGTCCTCGTCGCAGGGGTCCGCGCCGCCACGCAGACTCCCCCGATCCCCAGCGGCAAGCGGATCATCTTCACCTCACTCGACGACGGCAGCGGACTCGTCGACGTCGCCTTCTTCGACTCCAGCCACGAGAGGGCCGCCCGTACGGTCTTCCACAGCGCGCTCCTCCTGGTCCGCGGCAAGGTCCAGCGCCGGGGGCAGCGCGCGAGCGTGGTCGCCGAGATGGCCTGGGACCTCGAAGCCCTCGCCGTCACCCGCCGCGACCACGGTCCCGACGCCGTCCACCAGCTCCTGGGCCGAACGGCCGCCGCAGCCACCCCGTCGCCGCCGCCCCGGGTGCTGGAACTGCCCAACGGCGCCAAGCTCCACGCGTGGGCTGACCTGGCCCCCGCCGGTGACAGGACCGCAAACCTCCGGGCATACGCCAGCCCCGGATCGGCCGGGTGA
- a CDS encoding DNA ligase, with protein sequence MSVALAQSVSVLPSGEGWWFEPKLDGHRTVLWREEGGVRLQSRAGRDVTSAWADLARAALRLPVGSVVDGEAVIYVDGRIDFSAAQGRAASSPARAARLAARWPASFAAWDLLSHPDAGDVRARPYVERRALLLEVLEGLGPPLQVVPATDDREVALVWHELLREQGVEGLVAKQALSTYRPSRIWRKLRHAETVDAAVVGYTGPPRRPRTLAVRLPDGRTVLSRAVSAPVATEAAARLATAGPGQTARTDSDQSYTAVETGLLAEVLAGTTRHATVTVARLR encoded by the coding sequence GTGTCCGTTGCCCTGGCCCAGTCCGTCTCGGTGCTGCCGAGCGGGGAGGGGTGGTGGTTCGAGCCGAAGCTGGACGGCCACAGAACCGTGCTGTGGCGGGAGGAGGGAGGAGTCCGCCTGCAGTCCCGGGCTGGACGCGACGTGACCTCTGCGTGGGCAGATCTCGCCCGCGCGGCCCTGCGGCTGCCCGTCGGCAGTGTGGTCGACGGCGAGGCGGTGATCTACGTCGACGGCCGGATCGACTTCTCCGCGGCGCAGGGCCGAGCCGCCTCCTCCCCCGCCCGTGCGGCGCGGCTGGCCGCCCGGTGGCCGGCGTCGTTCGCGGCGTGGGACCTCCTGTCGCACCCGGATGCGGGCGACGTGCGAGCCCGCCCGTACGTCGAGCGACGAGCACTGCTGCTTGAGGTACTGGAGGGTCTCGGCCCCCCGCTCCAGGTGGTGCCGGCGACCGATGACCGCGAGGTCGCCCTGGTGTGGCACGAGTTGCTGCGGGAGCAGGGGGTGGAGGGTCTCGTCGCGAAGCAGGCCTTGTCGACGTACCGCCCGAGCAGGATCTGGCGCAAGCTCCGGCATGCCGAAACGGTGGATGCGGCCGTGGTGGGCTACACCGGTCCCCCACGGCGGCCGCGGACGCTCGCCGTACGCCTGCCGGACGGCCGCACCGTCCTGTCCCGGGCAGTGAGCGCGCCGGTGGCCACGGAAGCGGCGGCGCGTCTGGCCACCGCGGGTCCGGGACAGACCGCTCGGACGGACTCTGACCAGTCGTACACGGCGGTTGAGACGGGGCTCCTCGCAGAGGTACTGGCCGGCACGACGAGGCACGCGACGGTCACGGTGGCGCGGCTGCGTTGA
- a CDS encoding alpha/beta fold hydrolase, translated as MPALPKPHTTLQRPDGARLALYIDGPNDPDLVLIMAHGWQAAASVWNEHVRQLPRPRTRIVRYDQRGHGNSTAGRALPSIPLLADDLKAVITATAPGRLPVLLTGHSMGGMACLALAAQHPHLIGDKVTAALLAATTSGGLDLWGLQHPPLKRLIGLSRHAMAALCILAPLPAHHIREIVRPRAYTQPPIDHTAHWFKALMRHDVAQQLDALGRIPVHILVGERDQTIPPIHALRLAAQIPTARLHVVAGGGHRLPTQHPEEFLAALERACADALPAAGRWNRRLSRRDRGTARGKSAQAVLRTPTSAEHRPDQGGPPGVVGRINDRTGT; from the coding sequence ATGCCCGCGCTGCCCAAACCCCACACCACGCTCCAACGACCGGACGGGGCCCGCCTTGCCCTCTACATCGACGGCCCCAACGACCCCGACCTGGTCCTGATCATGGCCCACGGATGGCAGGCGGCCGCCTCCGTCTGGAACGAACACGTCCGGCAGCTTCCCCGCCCGCGCACCCGCATCGTCCGCTACGACCAGCGAGGGCACGGCAACTCCACCGCCGGCCGAGCTCTGCCCTCGATCCCGCTCCTCGCCGACGACCTCAAGGCCGTCATCACCGCCACCGCCCCCGGCCGGCTGCCCGTTCTCCTCACCGGGCACTCGATGGGGGGCATGGCCTGCCTCGCACTTGCCGCACAGCACCCGCACCTCATCGGCGACAAGGTCACCGCAGCTCTGCTTGCCGCCACCACCAGCGGCGGCCTCGACCTCTGGGGCCTTCAGCACCCGCCGTTGAAACGCCTGATCGGACTCTCCCGACACGCGATGGCCGCCCTGTGCATTCTCGCCCCCCTGCCGGCCCACCACATCCGAGAGATTGTCCGGCCCCGCGCGTACACCCAACCGCCAATCGACCACACCGCACACTGGTTCAAGGCCCTCATGCGGCACGACGTGGCCCAGCAACTCGACGCCCTCGGGCGCATCCCCGTGCACATCCTCGTCGGCGAGAGAGACCAGACCATCCCGCCGATCCACGCGCTGCGGCTCGCCGCGCAGATCCCCACCGCCCGGCTTCACGTCGTCGCCGGCGGCGGCCACCGACTACCCACCCAGCACCCGGAAGAATTCCTTGCCGCACTGGAGCGAGCATGCGCCGACGCCCTCCCGGCCGCCGGCCGCTGGAACCGCCGGCTCAGCCGCCGTGACCGCGGGACTGCACGAGGCAAGTCGGCCCAGGCCGTACTGCGGACCCCTACGTCTGCTGAACACCGTCCCGACCAAGGTGGACCCCCGGGGGTTGTCGGCAGAATCAACGACAGGACTGGCACGTGA